The proteins below are encoded in one region of Legionella antarctica:
- a CDS encoding glutathione S-transferase family protein — MITLFQFYRVWDLPSASPFCMKVETYLRMMKLPYENKFVNNPQKSPKGKLPHIKLDGKFYPDSELIIDELKTRFGNELDRDLTTEQTALAQLIEIAFCERLYWVMIYLRWQNDTAWEHVKESMFEKLPAIAKLFVPNMIKKYMLKQLNHQGTGRHTLQEVLQLGIKNLDTISVILDGKKYFLGDKPTSVDATAFAFLANIIWSPLDDPFKEHALQQNNIVAYCHRMWDEYYPDFVKPKTQSYVINNLIH, encoded by the coding sequence ATGATTACATTGTTTCAATTTTATAGAGTTTGGGATTTACCTAGTGCCAGTCCTTTTTGTATGAAGGTTGAAACTTATTTACGAATGATGAAATTACCCTATGAAAATAAATTTGTGAATAACCCTCAAAAAAGTCCCAAGGGAAAGCTGCCCCATATTAAACTGGATGGAAAATTTTATCCCGACAGTGAATTGATTATCGATGAATTAAAAACTCGTTTTGGCAACGAACTGGATAGAGATTTAACTACAGAACAAACAGCACTAGCCCAGTTAATTGAAATAGCTTTTTGTGAGCGGCTTTATTGGGTGATGATTTATCTGCGTTGGCAGAATGATACGGCTTGGGAGCATGTTAAAGAGAGTATGTTTGAAAAGTTACCCGCGATTGCCAAATTATTTGTGCCTAATATGATCAAAAAATACATGTTAAAGCAATTGAATCATCAAGGAACAGGAAGGCATACTCTGCAGGAAGTCCTACAATTGGGGATAAAAAATCTGGATACCATATCTGTGATCCTGGATGGGAAAAAATATTTTTTAGGGGATAAACCAACTAGTGTCGATGCCACTGCATTTGCTTTTTTAGCGAATATTATCTGGAGTCCTCTTGATGATCCCTTTAAAGAGCACGCGCTTCAGCAAAATAATATTGTAGCTTATTGTCATCGGATGTGGGATGAATATTATCCGGATTTTGTTAAACCCAAAACACAGAGTTATGTTATAAATAATTTGATACACTAA
- a CDS encoding cupin domain-containing protein produces the protein MVHFQEITLKTFLNEYWQKKPLVIRQALPGFINPVSPDELAGLALEEEVESRIVIETLHNNPQWHLRRGPFSETDFNNLPKTNWTLLVQGVDRIIPEVNELLNHFDFIPQWRIDDVMISYAALNGSVGPHYDNYDVFLFQAKGRREWSLTSKQCNPENCIKDLELRIMNEFAVEEQFILEEGDMLYLPPHIGHYGIGLSEECMTYSFGYRSYQGQEIWDSLGDYLSEKELFQKLYQDPDWSHLNNTSEITEPAWRNAQSLLQYLINDEQIMKSWFGCFATRLDQQAEQQLPIPLEDEDQIDLSGFIEELQAGSDLARDASCRFAYQVVNQKAEYQLYINGCQWDIENVSHELIHLLANNRLLLNQELKPYLNTENNQLFLFELWKLQWLQMP, from the coding sequence ATGGTACATTTTCAGGAAATTACTTTAAAAACCTTTCTCAATGAATATTGGCAAAAAAAACCGCTGGTCATCCGCCAGGCTTTACCTGGTTTTATTAATCCTGTATCACCTGATGAACTGGCGGGACTCGCTCTTGAAGAAGAGGTAGAAAGTCGTATTGTCATTGAAACGTTACATAACAATCCGCAGTGGCACTTAAGGCGGGGGCCTTTTTCAGAGACTGATTTTAATAACTTACCTAAAACCAACTGGACGCTACTGGTTCAGGGCGTTGATCGAATCATTCCCGAAGTTAATGAATTGCTCAATCACTTTGATTTTATACCTCAATGGCGAATTGATGATGTAATGATCAGCTACGCTGCCCTGAATGGAAGTGTAGGGCCACATTATGACAACTACGATGTCTTTTTATTTCAAGCTAAAGGTCGACGCGAATGGTCCCTAACTTCGAAACAGTGTAACCCTGAGAACTGTATAAAAGATCTTGAGTTACGCATTATGAACGAATTTGCTGTAGAAGAACAATTCATCCTTGAAGAAGGTGACATGCTTTACCTGCCGCCCCACATAGGGCATTACGGTATTGGGTTATCTGAGGAATGCATGACCTATTCTTTTGGCTATAGAAGCTATCAAGGACAAGAGATATGGGACAGTTTAGGAGACTATTTATCGGAAAAAGAATTATTCCAAAAACTCTACCAGGATCCCGACTGGTCTCATTTAAATAATACTTCGGAAATAACAGAGCCCGCCTGGAGAAATGCTCAATCATTATTACAGTATTTGATAAACGATGAGCAGATCATGAAATCATGGTTTGGCTGTTTTGCAACTCGTCTTGACCAACAGGCAGAACAACAGTTACCAATTCCTTTGGAAGATGAGGATCAAATTGATTTATCCGGCTTTATAGAAGAGCTGCAAGCAGGATCTGATCTGGCCAGGGATGCATCCTGTCGTTTTGCATATCAGGTTGTCAATCAAAAAGCAGAGTATCAATTGTATATTAATGGTTGCCAATGGGATATTGAAAATGTGTCTCACGAATTAATTCACCTGCTAGCTAATAATCGGCTTTTGTTAAATCAGGAACTCAAGCCCTATTTAAATACTGAAAACAATCAATTATTTTTGTTTGAATTATGGAAACTCCAATGGTTACAGATGCCATAA
- a CDS encoding Kdo hydroxylase family protein — protein MNSYLLTQNIEQINHQESLNILESGNILFFPEYFFSSVDPSLMSESILHGTHKNVSYDYKRNKLGAFKKNVPDLDKKLEQFMRGYAEFAHKLIQTALPSYLPHLQWGRTSFRPAQISGRATSRRKDDTRLHVDSFSASPVNGLRILRVFCNINPQQEPRVWNLGEPFAQVLQRFAPQISSYSKLTARILKLVKTTKTLRSPYDHYMLHLHDTMKRDDHYQAQVKKIQINFPSQSTWIVFTDHVSHAALSGQYLLEQTFYLPVDKMANPEFSPFNEWKKFRPELRYLTSH, from the coding sequence ATGAATTCCTATTTGTTAACACAAAATATAGAGCAAATTAATCATCAAGAAAGTCTCAATATTTTGGAATCAGGTAACATACTGTTTTTCCCTGAGTATTTTTTTTCCTCAGTTGACCCGTCCTTAATGTCTGAGTCGATTTTACATGGCACGCATAAAAATGTAAGTTATGATTATAAACGTAATAAACTGGGTGCTTTTAAAAAAAATGTTCCCGACTTAGACAAGAAATTAGAACAGTTTATGCGGGGGTATGCAGAGTTTGCCCATAAACTCATTCAAACTGCCCTACCCTCCTACTTACCCCATCTGCAATGGGGAAGAACCAGCTTCAGACCAGCACAAATTAGTGGTAGAGCTACATCGAGACGTAAAGATGATACTCGTTTACATGTAGATTCATTTTCAGCTAGCCCCGTTAACGGCTTAAGAATTTTGCGGGTTTTTTGTAACATTAATCCGCAACAGGAACCTCGCGTATGGAATCTTGGAGAGCCTTTTGCTCAGGTTCTTCAACGTTTTGCACCTCAAATTAGTTCTTACAGTAAATTAACGGCAAGGATTTTAAAATTAGTTAAAACCACCAAAACTCTGCGATCACCTTATGACCATTACATGCTTCATTTGCATGATACAATGAAACGAGATGATCATTACCAGGCGCAAGTAAAGAAAATTCAAATTAATTTTCCGTCGCAAAGCACCTGGATAGTATTCACAGATCACGTGTCTCATGCAGCACTCAGTGGACAGTATTTATTAGAGCAAACCTTCTATCTTCCTGTTGATAAAATGGCCAACCCTGAATTTTCTCCATTCAATGAATGGAAGAAATTCAGACCTGAATTGCGTTATCTGACATCACATTAA
- a CDS encoding YchJ family protein: MSQCPCGSEKSYEQCCKPFIEKKEMPQTPEQLMRSRYTAYSLAKIDYIKNTMKGRPLINFDESEVKKWALSVTWAGLKVLQLYMETPEKGFVEFKALFRENNQLKHIHEISEFHQEDNQWFYVDGSKKKLPVKNSKIKVARNSPCPCGSGKKFKNCHDK, encoded by the coding sequence ATGTCACAATGTCCCTGTGGTTCAGAAAAATCTTATGAACAGTGCTGTAAGCCATTTATAGAAAAAAAAGAAATGCCCCAAACACCCGAACAGCTCATGCGATCAAGATACACGGCCTATAGTTTAGCTAAAATTGATTACATTAAAAATACCATGAAAGGCAGACCCTTAATTAATTTTGACGAATCAGAAGTAAAAAAATGGGCTCTGAGTGTAACCTGGGCAGGATTAAAAGTCCTTCAATTGTATATGGAAACACCTGAAAAAGGCTTTGTTGAGTTTAAAGCACTTTTTAGGGAAAATAATCAGTTAAAACATATCCATGAAATCAGTGAATTCCATCAGGAAGATAATCAATGGTTCTATGTGGACGGAAGTAAAAAAAAATTACCTGTAAAAAATAGCAAAATAAAAGTAGCGCGTAACAGCCCCTGCCCTTGTGGCAGTGGTAAAAAATTTAAAAACTGTCACGATAAATAA
- the htpX gene encoding protease HtpX: MFKRVALFLATNLAIIVVISLILSIFNIAPYLTQYGLDYQSLLIFASIIGFTGSLISLFISKWMAIHAYNVKLIDKPTNESEFWLTAKVRQLATQRNIGMPDVGIYESPEPNAFATGWNKNKALVAVSTGLLTSMKADEVEGVLGHELSHVANGDMVTMTLIQGVVNTFVIFFARIAAFFVTQFFRKDDAEPLQEGFVYYGVAIVFELFFGILASLIVMWFSRHREFRADAGSARYVGKDKMISALQRLQQLMERTPEDNRAPALNTMKISVRSSWLSLFSSHPPLEKRIEALQKHRR, encoded by the coding sequence ATGTTTAAAAGAGTCGCCTTGTTTCTTGCAACCAATTTAGCCATTATTGTTGTTATTTCTCTCATATTGAGCATTTTTAACATTGCTCCTTACCTTACTCAATATGGTTTGGATTACCAATCGTTATTAATCTTTGCTTCCATAATTGGGTTTACAGGTTCATTGATTTCCCTTTTTATTTCTAAATGGATGGCGATTCATGCCTATAACGTTAAATTGATTGATAAACCAACCAATGAATCCGAGTTTTGGTTAACTGCAAAGGTGCGGCAATTAGCTACTCAAAGAAATATCGGGATGCCCGATGTAGGGATTTATGAGAGTCCAGAACCCAACGCATTTGCAACAGGATGGAATAAAAATAAAGCTTTGGTAGCCGTTTCAACAGGATTACTGACCTCAATGAAAGCTGATGAAGTCGAGGGCGTATTGGGACATGAACTATCACATGTTGCCAACGGTGATATGGTAACAATGACTCTTATTCAAGGAGTGGTGAACACGTTCGTCATTTTTTTTGCCCGTATTGCCGCATTTTTCGTAACTCAGTTTTTCAGAAAAGACGATGCAGAACCCCTACAAGAAGGTTTTGTTTATTACGGAGTGGCAATTGTATTTGAGCTGTTCTTTGGTATTCTTGCTTCACTTATCGTGATGTGGTTTTCACGTCATCGAGAGTTTCGAGCAGATGCTGGTTCAGCACGGTATGTTGGTAAAGATAAAATGATAAGCGCCTTACAACGTTTGCAGCAGTTGATGGAAAGAACGCCTGAAGATAACCGGGCTCCGGCACTGAATACTATGAAGATATCTGTCCGTAGCTCATGGCTTTCATTATTCTCCAGCCATCCTCCACTCGAAAAGCGAATTGAAGCACTACAAAAACACAGAAGATAG
- a CDS encoding IS66 family transposase: protein MMKRQEIKQVLDELTKDIDSLADKKAVTIIKVLVNLVEMLAEENALLREENQVLRDEINRLKGEQGKPNIRGQSKGSNGDNTGNSNHSSEGDRNKRGKGNNKNTGKDKKNVRIDRRVTIALDKATLPDDAKFKGFEIRIIQDLKIITDNVEFKLETYYSPSLKKTFIAPIPGEYKGSEFGPGVKALVITLYRDAGMTESAIERFLKTCGIQISHGKIASMLTEGNDIFHQEKEDIVDAGSNAGLYQQMDDTGSRVNGKNHYTHVLCNDFFTAYFTRRKKDRLTLLELLCRDQLKFMFNQEAYELMDEFGLAKKWLDQIKPMLHAQPLTRESIDSLMGTLFPNPKKHSTNRRIILESAALAYYQHSKYFIHYLMTDDAPQFNKLALHHALCWIHEGRHYKKLTPFSDMNQNILAVFLEQLWDFYHALLTYKTAPSQSMAQQLSMQFDTLFATTTGYDVLDQRIAKTRAKKQALLLVLDHPFLPLHNNASELGTRFQARIRDINLQTVSQNGTKSKDTFATIVQTARKLKVNVYQYIYDRVTKKFEMPSLAELILLKVRQVPCTT, encoded by the coding sequence ATGATGAAACGCCAAGAAATCAAACAAGTTTTAGATGAGTTAACAAAAGATATCGATAGTCTTGCCGACAAAAAGGCCGTGACTATCATTAAGGTATTGGTTAATTTGGTCGAAATGCTTGCCGAAGAAAATGCTTTGCTCAGAGAGGAAAACCAAGTATTACGTGATGAGATAAACCGCCTTAAGGGTGAACAGGGCAAACCTAATATTCGCGGTCAATCCAAAGGTAGCAATGGCGATAATACAGGCAATTCCAATCATTCATCTGAAGGAGATCGCAATAAACGTGGTAAAGGGAACAATAAAAACACAGGCAAAGACAAAAAAAACGTACGTATTGATAGACGTGTTACGATTGCTCTGGACAAAGCAACGCTGCCAGATGACGCCAAGTTCAAGGGTTTTGAGATTCGAATCATCCAGGATCTAAAAATCATCACGGATAATGTTGAATTCAAGCTGGAAACGTATTACTCACCATCTTTGAAAAAAACCTTTATTGCGCCGATTCCTGGCGAATATAAGGGCAGTGAATTTGGTCCTGGGGTTAAAGCGCTGGTCATCACATTATACCGTGATGCAGGGATGACGGAGAGCGCCATTGAGCGCTTTTTAAAAACATGTGGTATTCAAATATCACATGGTAAAATTGCTTCCATGCTGACAGAAGGCAATGATATTTTTCATCAGGAAAAAGAAGATATTGTCGATGCCGGTAGCAACGCAGGCTTGTACCAGCAGATGGATGACACAGGCAGTCGTGTTAACGGCAAAAATCACTACACCCATGTTTTATGTAATGACTTTTTTACAGCATACTTCACTCGTCGTAAAAAAGATCGCTTGACCTTATTGGAGTTGCTGTGTCGAGACCAATTAAAGTTTATGTTTAATCAGGAGGCTTATGAGTTAATGGATGAGTTTGGTCTCGCAAAAAAATGGTTGGATCAAATTAAACCAATGCTGCATGCACAACCCCTCACACGTGAATCAATCGATAGTTTGATGGGAACACTTTTTCCAAATCCAAAAAAACACAGCACGAATCGACGCATAATTCTTGAGTCAGCAGCTCTTGCCTATTATCAGCACTCGAAATACTTCATCCATTATTTAATGACAGATGATGCGCCTCAGTTTAATAAATTGGCCCTACATCATGCGCTGTGCTGGATCCATGAAGGTCGTCATTATAAAAAACTCACTCCATTCTCAGATATGAATCAGAATATATTGGCTGTATTTCTTGAGCAATTATGGGATTTCTACCATGCATTATTGACTTACAAGACGGCTCCATCTCAATCAATGGCCCAACAACTATCAATGCAATTTGATACTTTGTTCGCAACCACGACAGGCTATGATGTTTTAGATCAACGCATTGCAAAGACACGTGCTAAAAAACAAGCGTTATTATTGGTGTTAGACCATCCATTTCTGCCATTGCACAACAATGCCTCTGAATTAGGGACACGGTTTCAAGCAAGGATACGCGACATCAATCTCCAAACGGTCTCCCAAAATGGCACCAAATCAAAGGATACGTTTGCCACGATTGTACAGACGGCCAGAAAACTGAAAGTTAACGTTTATCAGTATATTTACGATAGGGTGACTAAAAAATTTGAAATGCCATCATTGGCTGAATTAATCTTACTTAAAGTGCGGCAGGTTCCATGCACCACATAA
- a CDS encoding monovalent cation:proton antiporter-2 (CPA2) family protein, with product MGQHLLLNVFIFLAAASVMVPIASRFKLGSVIGYLVVGILIGPFGLKLIGNAEQIMHFAEFGVVMMLFLIGLELEPVKLWKLRKLIVGLGGLQVTTTTGALFGMGILMGYDWRASLAIGMALALSSTALVLQMLQEKNLLKTTEGETSFAVLLFQDIAVIPILIVMPLLAPQGVVTLISQEPSFITQLPKWSHALLITGVIGAIILIGHYLSRHLFLIIARTHLREVFTAFSLALVVGITLLMDYIGVSRALGAFIAGVVLANSQYKHTVEADIQPFKGLLLGLFFISVGMGMNFTLFSQQMFLLISAVLGLIAIKALILLILGRSFNLTKIQTIGFALALSQGGEFGFVLFQYARETKVVSPDTAGFFTMVVALSMLATPFLMLLYHRFVVPKFMSIIPQREYDPISEKNGIILAGYGRFGQIIGRFLSGEHVNVTVLEKNPEQIELLRKFGYKGYFGDANRLDLLKSAGAEHAKLLIVAVGNPDTNLEIVKLAKQEFPHLKIFVRARNRRHAYELHKTGVDYFRRELFDSSLTMTKEILNFLGYKPDDIEKKASAFQKHDEATLHKSFEFFEEETDVSCQNRRVSVCH from the coding sequence ATGGGTCAACATTTACTTTTAAATGTATTTATCTTTCTTGCTGCAGCAAGTGTTATGGTTCCTATAGCCAGCCGTTTTAAACTGGGTTCCGTGATAGGTTATCTTGTTGTAGGAATCCTTATCGGTCCATTTGGCCTTAAACTCATTGGAAATGCCGAGCAAATCATGCATTTTGCTGAGTTTGGAGTGGTCATGATGTTGTTTTTAATCGGCTTGGAATTAGAACCTGTCAAGTTGTGGAAACTTAGAAAATTAATAGTTGGTTTGGGGGGGTTACAAGTCACCACCACCACTGGCGCTTTATTCGGTATGGGCATCCTGATGGGGTATGATTGGCGGGCCAGTCTGGCAATCGGTATGGCACTCGCCCTTTCTTCGACCGCGTTAGTTTTACAAATGCTGCAGGAAAAAAACCTGCTAAAAACTACCGAGGGTGAAACTTCATTTGCTGTCTTATTATTCCAGGATATCGCGGTAATACCTATTCTTATTGTTATGCCTTTACTCGCACCACAAGGAGTGGTGACGTTAATTTCTCAAGAACCTTCTTTTATTACTCAGCTCCCCAAGTGGAGCCACGCACTACTAATTACCGGAGTAATAGGCGCGATCATCTTAATCGGTCATTATTTATCCAGACATTTATTCTTAATCATCGCGCGAACGCATTTACGTGAGGTATTTACTGCTTTTTCTCTCGCCTTGGTTGTGGGTATTACCCTGTTAATGGATTACATTGGTGTATCTCGAGCTTTAGGAGCATTTATTGCTGGTGTCGTTTTAGCCAACTCTCAATACAAACATACTGTTGAAGCAGACATACAACCCTTCAAAGGATTATTGCTGGGTTTATTTTTTATCTCTGTAGGTATGGGAATGAATTTCACCCTTTTTTCACAACAAATGTTCTTACTTATTAGTGCTGTCTTAGGTTTGATCGCCATCAAAGCACTCATTTTACTTATTCTGGGCCGTTCCTTTAATCTGACTAAAATCCAAACAATAGGTTTTGCTTTGGCTCTATCCCAGGGAGGGGAGTTTGGATTCGTTCTCTTTCAATATGCAAGGGAAACAAAAGTGGTTTCCCCAGATACAGCAGGCTTCTTTACTATGGTTGTTGCCTTATCCATGCTCGCCACCCCCTTTTTAATGCTGCTGTATCATAGATTTGTAGTGCCTAAGTTTATGAGTATTATTCCTCAGCGAGAGTATGATCCTATCAGCGAAAAAAATGGAATTATACTCGCGGGTTATGGTCGTTTTGGACAAATTATTGGTAGGTTCCTTAGTGGGGAACATGTAAATGTAACCGTCTTGGAAAAAAATCCTGAGCAAATTGAATTATTGAGAAAGTTTGGTTACAAAGGCTATTTTGGTGATGCCAATCGTTTGGATCTCTTAAAAAGCGCAGGCGCAGAACATGCCAAACTGTTGATAGTAGCAGTTGGAAATCCTGATACTAATCTGGAAATAGTCAAATTAGCTAAACAGGAATTTCCTCACTTGAAAATTTTTGTTCGTGCTCGCAATCGCCGCCATGCTTATGAATTGCATAAAACCGGGGTTGATTATTTCAGAAGAGAATTATTCGACTCTTCATTAACTATGACTAAAGAAATTTTAAACTTTCTCGGTTATAAACCGGATGATATAGAGAAAAAAGCATCCGCTTTTCAAAAACATGATGAAGCAACGCTCCATAAGTCCTTTGAATTTTTTGAAGAAGAAACAGACGTATCCTGTCAGAATCGCCGGGTAAGTGTCTGCCACTGA